The Gasterosteus aculeatus unplaced genomic scaffold, fGasAcu3.hap1.1 HAP1_SCAFFOLD_108, whole genome shotgun sequence genome contains a region encoding:
- the LOC144395185 gene encoding TIMELESS-interacting protein-like: protein MAKSLSDLRDYDSIEDETFAPLPPPHSPGHGGQEAAEPFDDGEDDADGSKLADVPASKRRGVKRPQPKLDSQRLTSERGLPALRTLFDNVRFKGKGHEADDLRLLMQKMENWAHRLYPKLQFEDFVDKVEKLGNKKEVQTCLKR, encoded by the exons ATGGCCAAAAGCCTGTCTGACCTCCGGGACTATGACAGCATAGAGGACGAGACTTTCGCCCCCCTGCCGCCCCCTCACTCCCCGGGCCACGGAGGACAGGAGGCCGCAGAGCCTTTcgacgatg GAGAGGACGACGCCGACGGGTCCAAGCTGGCCGACGTCCCGGCTTCTAAGAGACGAGGAGTAAAAAGGCCGCAACCCAAGCTGGACTCTCAGAG GCTGACCTCAGAACGAGGACTTCCGGCTCTACGAACCCTGTTCGACAACGTCCGTTTCAAAGGCAAAGGCCACGAG GCCGATGACCTGCGGCTGCTGATGCAGAAGATGGAGAACTGGGCTCACAGGTTGTACCCCAAACTGCAGTTTGAGGATTTTGTGGACAAAGTGGAGAAGCTgggcaacaagaaggaagtgcAG acCTGTCTCAAGCGTA